Genomic DNA from Candidatus Glassbacteria bacterium:
TCCCAGCGCTCGATGCGGCCCACACAGCCAACCGTGTACAATTCCGGTTCTTCCGGGTGCGGATTGGCCAGTGCCTCGGGGGAAGGGCGGTTGTCCTGGCGCGGCACCAGGGGCTGCACCATCCCGATCACGCCCGTGGCGTCCTCCCGCACCGGCTCCGGCGCGGTTGGATTGTTGGCGGGTTTGCCGGCGCCGCCCCAGGAATCCTCCGCCACCCCCACCGCATCGGCGATCATGTGGCGGTAGCGGGGTTCGAAGATGTGCAGGGGCAGCCACATCCCGGGAAGCAGCATGATCCCGGTTAGCGGAAATACCGGAATGATTTCAGGGAGGGAGGAGGATTGCATGGGGAATTGGCGCCAGCGAGGGCCATCCGGGCGTTAGGGCGGGCCCATCCGGGCTGTGGGGCGGGCCCATCCGAAGGGACGGGGTTCCGCCCATCAACCTCAGAGGCCGAAAAGGACTTCGGGCAGCCAAGTGGCGATACCGGGGATGAACCAGAAGATCGCCAGGGAAAGGATTTGAATGAGGACGAAGGGGATCACACCCTTGTAGATTTCCGTGGTCTTGATGGAATCCGGCGCCACACCCCGCAGGTAAAACAGGGCGAATCCGAAGGGAGGCGGCAAAAATGAGGTCTGGAGAGTGACCCCCAGTTGGCAACCGAACTCCCGGTAACGCCATGTTGAAACCATACCGGATTGTAGCAGAAATCGAAATGCCGCAGTCAATGCCGCGGTCAATGCCGCGGTCAATGGCTCGGTTGCCGGAAAATTGCGCCGCCTCACAAACGATGCCATGCTCAGCGAAAACCCCAATCGAATTAGCGGAGACGGCCGATGAGTGGCAATGCACATAAAATTGCGGTGGTGCAGGCCAAGGACACGCAATTTGTGGG
This window encodes:
- a CDS encoding TRAP transporter large permease subunit codes for the protein MLAGTAGGAGRRGADHMSVILSFRGCVDAKVAILQVGAQSATHKLRVLGLHHRNFMCIATHRPSPLIRLGFSLSMASFVRRRNFPATEPLTAALTAALTAAFRFLLQSGMVSTWRYREFGCQLGVTLQTSFLPPPFGFALFYLRGVAPDSIKTTEIYKGVIPFVLIQILSLAIFWFIPGIATWLPEVLFGL